In Halopelagius longus, the following proteins share a genomic window:
- a CDS encoding type II/IV secretion system ATPase subunit, protein MASDDDVEVAPVRQSDSDDDGSDLDALERGADSGQSALEGEVARGAPPNEAATDPASDEDTTDGPRVAVGEYTWAHFLDEYGEPGDVESLYGGVDPRDLPEEPSSSRWDDSEEEPVEPSTPTREDWEEVSVDSEEYLDFHAVETEEKVGECASEAHRIQAEFEAFCDPETTPVVKDVWMWEHYKREYYYEDDGARPRDDEGDIVRFDAEDALGFDPEYTENALARAGQRADELADVVEERTVDVNEELDEDAFFSDERGATTVVNRYDLEKAVPMEKKTHFQEVERYWVNKPHSFIVIFQSIKENEKKYYQIEPYQNRIEADLTEFLTGKLRTAIKYDDESSVGVGEGTRRRVIERQALDLLDRYDVYERPDDGYSDLLSLAPEPSETDDAEEAGPGAVEALLSRFGIDSDGGDADDASASGADAGPTDSSLGSFARRLGLNEGAFGGRLDGLFASPPEAESPSLDGIAARPESAVLADNAETLTEYQVEKMLYFLRRDFIGYERIDGIKHDINVEDISCDGYNSPVFVYHSDYEQIISNVYHGETELDDFVVKLAQRSGKGISKRRPQVDATLPDGSRAQLTLGREVSDHGTNYTIRQFKDVPFTPIDLINWNTFSLDEMAFLWLCIENNKSLIFAGGTASGKTTSLNAVSLFIPSNSKIVSIEDTREVELPQRNWIASVTRPSFSDDDKGDVDEFDLLEAALRQRPDYIVMGEIRGEEGRTLFQVMSTGHTTYTTFHADSVGEVLKRFTTEPINVSKTMFTALDLVSIQTSTRVQGNKVRRNKSLTEINHYDPENDEINVQDVFQWQAETDEYLKMGSSNTLEEIKFDRGWSQETLELQLFKRQVVLAYLIKHGLNTYTQVAATLQAYINDPDTILALMANDELERSLEDLREMESVQINVDPDKEEMVPRPDPSEEILDLCERILRRAEEELFPDFRGQEPGDVADALTHLRDQPDVTADTDGDRHELDALDERTTDPELDEGGDGPPGLDEGEDGPSELDEGEDEPSELDGGSTPALDAGDDAAEAGESASDGADGEDADGESDADGASDPATATDDAPTEPDDAPTEPNGTSTEAGDPASEAADADNGDEPDAPSDGAWTEDEEFGIEDILNQEVDTAELADDADGWGFGEFESVEPEADDSDASDEATGEGD, encoded by the coding sequence ATGGCTAGCGACGACGACGTCGAGGTGGCCCCCGTTCGTCAGTCCGATTCTGACGACGACGGGTCGGACCTCGACGCGTTGGAGAGGGGGGCCGACTCGGGGCAGTCGGCTCTGGAGGGGGAAGTTGCCCGGGGAGCGCCGCCGAATGAGGCGGCGACCGACCCGGCGTCGGACGAGGATACGACCGACGGACCGAGAGTTGCGGTCGGAGAGTACACGTGGGCGCACTTCCTCGATGAGTACGGGGAACCGGGCGACGTGGAGTCGTTGTACGGCGGCGTGGACCCCCGGGACCTACCGGAGGAACCGTCGAGTTCGCGGTGGGACGACTCCGAGGAGGAACCGGTCGAACCCTCGACGCCGACGCGCGAGGACTGGGAGGAGGTCAGCGTCGACTCCGAGGAGTACCTCGACTTCCACGCCGTCGAAACCGAGGAGAAGGTCGGCGAGTGCGCCTCGGAGGCCCACCGCATCCAAGCCGAGTTCGAGGCGTTCTGCGACCCCGAGACCACGCCGGTCGTCAAGGACGTCTGGATGTGGGAACACTACAAGCGCGAGTACTACTACGAGGACGACGGGGCCCGCCCCCGCGACGACGAGGGCGACATCGTCCGCTTCGACGCCGAGGACGCCCTCGGATTCGACCCCGAGTACACCGAGAACGCACTCGCGCGCGCGGGTCAACGCGCCGACGAACTCGCGGACGTCGTCGAAGAACGCACCGTAGACGTCAACGAGGAACTCGACGAGGACGCCTTCTTCTCCGACGAACGCGGCGCGACCACTGTCGTCAACCGGTACGACCTGGAGAAGGCCGTGCCGATGGAGAAGAAGACGCACTTTCAGGAGGTAGAGCGCTACTGGGTGAACAAGCCCCACTCCTTCATCGTCATCTTCCAGTCGATAAAGGAGAACGAGAAGAAGTACTACCAGATAGAACCCTACCAGAACCGCATCGAGGCCGACCTGACGGAGTTCCTCACCGGGAAACTCCGGACGGCCATCAAGTACGACGACGAGAGTAGCGTCGGCGTCGGAGAGGGGACCCGCCGCCGCGTCATCGAACGGCAGGCGCTGGACCTGTTGGACCGCTACGACGTGTACGAACGGCCGGACGACGGCTACTCCGATCTGCTCTCTCTGGCACCCGAGCCGTCGGAGACGGACGACGCCGAAGAGGCCGGTCCGGGCGCGGTGGAGGCGCTTCTCTCCAGGTTCGGTATCGACTCCGACGGCGGCGACGCGGACGACGCCTCGGCGTCCGGCGCGGACGCCGGGCCGACGGACTCCTCGCTCGGGTCGTTCGCGCGTCGCCTCGGACTGAACGAGGGCGCGTTCGGCGGGCGTCTCGACGGCCTGTTCGCCTCCCCGCCCGAGGCGGAGTCGCCTTCGCTCGACGGCATCGCCGCCCGGCCCGAGTCCGCCGTCTTGGCGGACAACGCCGAGACGCTCACGGAGTATCAGGTCGAGAAGATGCTGTACTTCCTCCGCCGGGACTTCATCGGCTACGAGCGAATCGACGGCATCAAACACGACATCAACGTCGAGGACATCTCCTGCGACGGCTACAACTCGCCGGTGTTCGTCTACCACTCGGACTACGAGCAGATAATCTCGAACGTCTATCACGGCGAGACGGAACTCGACGACTTCGTCGTCAAACTCGCCCAGCGGTCGGGGAAGGGCATCTCGAAGCGACGACCGCAGGTGGACGCCACCCTCCCGGACGGGTCGCGCGCGCAACTGACGCTCGGACGCGAGGTGTCCGACCACGGGACGAACTACACCATCCGGCAGTTCAAGGACGTCCCGTTCACTCCCATCGACCTCATCAACTGGAACACCTTCTCCTTGGACGAGATGGCGTTCCTGTGGCTCTGCATCGAGAACAACAAGAGCCTCATCTTCGCCGGGGGGACCGCCTCCGGGAAGACCACCTCGCTGAACGCGGTGTCGCTTTTCATCCCCTCGAACTCGAAAATCGTCTCCATCGAGGACACCCGCGAGGTGGAACTGCCCCAGCGAAACTGGATCGCCTCCGTCACCCGGCCGTCGTTCAGCGACGACGACAAGGGCGACGTGGACGAGTTCGACCTGCTCGAGGCCGCACTCCGGCAACGTCCTGACTACATCGTGATGGGCGAGATTCGAGGCGAGGAGGGACGGACGCTGTTTCAGGTCATGTCCACCGGGCACACGACGTACACGACGTTCCACGCCGACAGCGTCGGCGAAGTGCTGAAGCGGTTCACCACGGAACCCATCAACGTCTCGAAGACGATGTTCACGGCGCTGGACCTGGTGTCGATTCAGACCTCCACGCGCGTGCAAGGGAACAAAGTCCGACGGAACAAGTCGCTCACCGAGATAAACCACTACGACCCCGAGAACGACGAGATAAACGTTCAGGACGTCTTCCAGTGGCAGGCCGAGACGGACGAGTACCTCAAGATGGGCTCTTCGAACACCTTAGAGGAGATAAAGTTCGACCGCGGGTGGAGCCAAGAGACGCTCGAACTGCAGTTGTTCAAGCGACAGGTCGTCCTCGCGTACCTCATCAAGCACGGCCTGAACACGTACACGCAGGTGGCGGCGACCCTGCAGGCGTACATCAACGACCCCGACACCATCCTCGCGTTGATGGCGAACGACGAACTCGAACGGAGCCTCGAAGACCTCCGGGAGATGGAGTCCGTCCAGATCAACGTCGACCCCGACAAGGAGGAGATGGTCCCGCGACCGGACCCGAGCGAGGAGATACTCGACCTCTGCGAGCGGATTCTCCGGCGGGCCGAGGAGGAACTGTTCCCCGACTTCCGCGGGCAGGAACCCGGCGACGTGGCGGACGCGCTCACCCACCTCAGAGACCAGCCCGACGTGACCGCCGACACCGACGGCGACAGACACGAACTCGACGCCTTGGACGAACGGACGACCGACCCCGAACTCGACGAAGGCGGCGACGGACCGCCGGGACTCGACGAGGGCGAGGACGGCCCCTCCGAACTGGACGAGGGCGAGGACGAACCCTCGGAACTCGACGGCGGTTCGACGCCCGCGTTGGACGCCGGCGACGACGCCGCCGAGGCGGGCGAGTCGGCGTCCGACGGTGCAGACGGCGAAGACGCGGACGGTGAAAGCGACGCTGACGGCGCAAGCGACCCCGCGACGGCGACGGACGACGCGCCGACGGAACCGGACGACGCGCCGACGGAACCGAACGGCACGTCGACGGAGGCGGGCGACCCCGCATCGGAGGCGGCTGACGCCGACAACGGGGACGAACCCGACGCCCCGTCCGACGGCGCGTGGACCGAAGACGAGGAGTTCGGCATCGAGGACATCCTCAACCAAGAGGTGGACACCGCCGAGTTGGCCGACGACGCCGACGGGTGGGGCTTCGGGGAGTTCGAGAGCGTCGAACCCGAGGCGGACGACTCCGACGCGTCGGACGAAGCGACGGGCGAGGGGGACTGA
- a CDS encoding type II secretion system F family protein: MSLDSKTSESGGLDRSTDALGDAFYPLFRLLFDEDGDFVADVELKLQQARIPATVELYLSNALAVGTLAGLLLWVVGSVLGYSLFAFGILSADSLSLGIPVADESTAQFLKSLTMPAGVLVSGLVFGSAGFGLGFGTLVAVPYSKASSREREINMLLPDAVSFMYALSVGGLNQLEILEAMGRAEDTYGEVACEFQSIVQETEYFGTDYRNAIREQAMLTPSDDLSQFLTDMLSIVNSGGNMEQFLDDKKEKHLRTAKQEQETILETLELFGEMYMTLSLFPLLLIIILVIMSMLNQAQQELLYATVYGLIPLTGVGFLVLVSTVKQDEPGDGYLQPSGGSKRLQQQHREGLLHMGLVESFVGDFGVFDRIRSREGTYKTRELLRQPHIFFRENPLYTLVVTVPAALVFVGVTASGGGAPLTWEGMLEQPVWGTFVWWYIPVYLVGIPLAFFYEWNVRSRKAVVGKLSDNLRKLSSANDTGQTLLESIKTVSDTSSGKLADEFDIMHAKVNYGMSLRGAMVEFNNKYHIPRLARTVKLISKAQEASSQITDVLTTAAQASENQDDIERERISRTRMQVAIILMTYLTLLAVMAILKTQFLDVMAGLSSQASSSGGAAAQQGGPSFGGSVDINLLSVLFFHAVTLQAALSGFISGYIRSAQLISGVKFVVILQTIALAVWVVVG; encoded by the coding sequence GTGAGTCTCGACTCGAAGACGTCGGAGTCCGGCGGCCTCGACCGGAGCACGGACGCCCTCGGCGACGCGTTCTACCCGCTGTTTCGGCTGCTGTTCGACGAGGACGGCGACTTCGTGGCCGACGTGGAATTGAAGCTCCAACAGGCGCGGATACCCGCGACGGTGGAGCTGTACCTCTCGAACGCCCTCGCCGTCGGCACCCTCGCCGGCCTCCTGCTTTGGGTCGTCGGGTCGGTGCTCGGGTACTCGCTGTTCGCGTTCGGCATCCTCTCGGCGGACTCGCTGAGTCTCGGCATCCCCGTGGCCGACGAGTCCACCGCGCAGTTCCTGAAGTCGCTCACGATGCCGGCGGGCGTCCTCGTCTCCGGCCTCGTCTTCGGGAGCGCCGGATTCGGCCTCGGGTTCGGAACCCTCGTGGCGGTTCCCTACTCGAAGGCGTCCTCCCGGGAGCGCGAGATAAACATGCTGCTGCCCGACGCGGTGTCGTTCATGTACGCCCTCTCCGTGGGCGGGCTGAACCAACTGGAGATTCTGGAGGCGATGGGTCGCGCGGAGGACACCTACGGCGAAGTCGCCTGCGAGTTCCAGAGCATCGTCCAGGAGACGGAGTACTTCGGCACCGACTACCGGAACGCCATCCGCGAGCAGGCGATGCTGACGCCGTCGGACGACCTCTCGCAGTTCCTGACGGACATGCTCTCCATCGTCAACTCCGGCGGGAACATGGAGCAGTTCCTAGACGACAAGAAGGAGAAGCACCTCCGGACGGCGAAACAGGAACAGGAGACGATACTGGAGACGCTGGAACTGTTCGGCGAGATGTACATGACGCTGTCTCTGTTCCCGCTTCTGCTCATCATCATCCTCGTCATCATGAGCATGCTGAACCAGGCCCAGCAGGAACTGCTGTACGCCACCGTCTACGGCCTGATTCCGCTCACCGGCGTGGGCTTTCTGGTGCTCGTCTCGACGGTGAAGCAGGACGAACCCGGCGACGGCTACCTCCAACCGTCCGGGGGGAGCAAACGCCTGCAACAACAACACCGCGAGGGCCTCCTGCACATGGGGCTGGTCGAGAGCTTCGTCGGCGACTTCGGCGTGTTCGACCGCATCCGCAGTCGGGAGGGGACGTACAAGACGCGGGAACTGCTCCGACAACCGCACATCTTCTTCCGCGAGAACCCGCTGTACACCCTCGTCGTCACCGTTCCGGCGGCGCTTGTGTTCGTCGGCGTCACCGCCTCCGGCGGCGGCGCGCCCCTGACGTGGGAGGGGATGCTGGAGCAACCCGTCTGGGGGACGTTCGTCTGGTGGTACATCCCCGTCTACCTCGTCGGCATCCCGCTCGCGTTCTTCTACGAGTGGAACGTCCGGTCGCGGAAGGCCGTCGTCGGGAAACTCTCCGACAACCTCCGGAAACTGTCGAGCGCGAACGACACCGGCCAGACCTTACTGGAGTCCATCAAGACGGTTTCGGACACCTCCTCGGGCAAACTCGCAGACGAGTTCGATATCATGCACGCGAAGGTGAACTACGGGATGAGCCTCCGCGGCGCCATGGTCGAGTTCAACAACAAGTACCACATCCCGCGCCTCGCCCGGACGGTCAAACTCATCTCGAAGGCCCAAGAGGCCTCCAGCCAGATTACGGACGTGCTGACGACGGCGGCGCAGGCCTCCGAGAATCAGGACGACATCGAGCGAGAGCGCATCTCCCGGACGCGAATGCAGGTGGCTATCATCCTCATGACGTACCTCACCCTGCTCGCGGTGATGGCCATCCTGAAGACGCAGTTCCTCGACGTGATGGCCGGCCTCTCCTCGCAGGCGAGCAGTTCCGGCGGGGCGGCCGCCCAACAGGGCGGGCCGAGTTTCGGCGGGAGCGTCGACATCAACTTACTGTCGGTGCTGTTCTTCCACGCCGTCACCCTGCAGGCGGCGCTCTCGGGGTTCATAAGCGGCTACATCCGGAGCGCGCAGCTCATCTCCGGGGTGAAGTTCGTCGTGATACTCCAGACCATCGCGCTCGCGGTGTGGGTGGTGGTGGGGTGA
- a CDS encoding DUF7287 family protein: MTRTDRGQMTLDFAIGVGLFLLVVAFVVAFVPGIFEPFERTESGTQVADRVATSLATDVLGDPAEPYVLDDACTVEFFNGSGGSTDCRFDTGADAPNGVFALDSSTNANVTVRDRGGDIAALGGTTLAAGDAVPDDRSVTTARRAVRLNGTTYFLFVRVW; encoded by the coding sequence GTGACGCGAACCGATCGGGGGCAGATGACGCTCGACTTCGCCATCGGCGTCGGACTGTTCCTCCTCGTGGTTGCGTTCGTCGTCGCGTTCGTCCCCGGCATCTTCGAACCGTTCGAGCGAACCGAGAGCGGAACCCAAGTCGCAGACAGGGTCGCCACGTCGCTCGCGACGGACGTCCTCGGCGACCCCGCGGAGCCGTACGTCCTCGACGACGCCTGCACCGTCGAGTTCTTCAACGGGAGCGGCGGGTCGACCGACTGCCGGTTCGACACCGGCGCGGACGCGCCGAACGGCGTGTTCGCGCTCGACTCGTCGACGAACGCGAACGTCACCGTCAGGGACCGTGGCGGCGACATCGCCGCCCTCGGGGGAACGACGCTGGCGGCGGGAGACGCCGTCCCCGACGACCGGTCGGTGACGACGGCCCGCCGCGCCGTCCGCCTGAACGGGACGACGTACTTCCTGTTCGTGAGGGTGTGGTGA
- a CDS encoding DUF7288 family protein, with protein sequence MTDRRAQAHTLEALAAGILLLSSLVFALQVTAVTPLTGSTSSQHIENQQASIADGILASEAENGTLKPTTLYWNASGSNWHGATSDGYPLGGPPTPFGAVLNETLADRGIAFNVNVYYMRSDERRRVRMVYLGQPSDHASVATRTVTLYDDDVLLDANRNPSGTAVSETTEFYAPDVSPDSPLYNVVEVEVVAWRM encoded by the coding sequence ATGACGGACAGACGCGCCCAAGCGCACACGTTGGAGGCGCTTGCGGCGGGCATCCTCCTGCTTTCGAGCCTCGTCTTCGCGCTACAGGTGACGGCGGTGACGCCGCTGACCGGCAGTACGTCGAGTCAGCACATCGAGAACCAGCAGGCGTCCATCGCCGACGGCATCCTCGCCTCGGAGGCGGAAAACGGGACGCTGAAGCCGACGACGCTGTACTGGAACGCCTCGGGGTCGAACTGGCACGGCGCGACGAGCGACGGCTACCCCCTCGGCGGGCCGCCGACGCCGTTCGGCGCGGTGCTGAACGAGACGCTCGCGGACAGAGGCATCGCGTTCAACGTGAACGTCTACTACATGCGGAGCGACGAACGGCGGCGGGTTCGGATGGTCTACCTCGGACAGCCGAGCGACCACGCGTCGGTCGCGACGCGCACCGTCACCCTCTACGACGACGACGTACTCCTCGACGCGAACCGGAACCCGTCGGGGACCGCCGTCTCGGAGACGACGGAGTTCTACGCGCCCGACGTGTCGCCGGACTCTCCGCTGTACAACGTCGTGGAAGTGGAGGTGGTCGCGTGGCGGATGTGA
- a CDS encoding DUF7261 family protein encodes MADVTPRRPPTDARRGGESTRGRRRDDRAQLMLVAALAMAVLFVSLALLLNTVIYTGNLATRSVGGDSDVIAEYRTAATDAADESLRRVNAHNNSDYAELETTFGAAMRDWDAATSRHRAVTSSATELRVAARTRGTRLRQDDFDREFLNETGAGNWSVAEGAGAYRDFSMTVNRSALTDVSGTDLTDASVLDAASVFHVTLETDAGEEYTAFVGRDGSSNVVVSVFGPSGTHRATCTAASGGDATVDFSDGTVGGADCEALTFEDGVRDTFTLRYGDGDAAGGTYSLVTDTPYGEYGEDFANDGGGSPYRTHALYGVELELVYRTSSTQYASRAAVIPNA; translated from the coding sequence GTGGCGGATGTGACGCCGCGTCGGCCGCCGACCGACGCCCGAAGGGGCGGAGAGTCCACCCGGGGACGCCGCCGCGACGATAGGGCGCAGTTGATGCTCGTCGCCGCGTTGGCGATGGCGGTGCTCTTCGTTTCGCTGGCGTTGCTCCTGAACACCGTCATCTACACGGGTAACCTCGCCACGCGGTCCGTCGGCGGCGACTCCGACGTAATCGCGGAGTACCGAACCGCCGCGACCGACGCCGCCGACGAGTCGCTCCGACGGGTGAACGCCCACAACAACTCCGACTACGCGGAACTGGAGACGACGTTCGGCGCGGCGATGCGCGACTGGGACGCCGCGACGAGTCGCCACCGCGCCGTCACGAGTTCCGCGACGGAACTGCGCGTCGCCGCCCGGACGCGGGGGACGCGACTCAGACAGGACGACTTCGACCGGGAGTTCCTGAACGAGACGGGGGCCGGAAACTGGTCCGTCGCGGAGGGCGCGGGCGCGTACCGCGACTTCTCGATGACCGTCAACCGGTCTGCGCTGACCGACGTGAGCGGGACCGACCTGACCGACGCGTCCGTTCTGGACGCGGCGAGCGTGTTCCACGTGACCCTCGAAACCGACGCGGGCGAGGAGTACACCGCCTTCGTCGGCCGCGACGGGTCGTCGAACGTCGTCGTCTCCGTGTTCGGCCCGTCGGGGACGCACCGCGCCACCTGCACCGCCGCGTCGGGCGGCGACGCGACGGTCGACTTCTCCGACGGCACCGTCGGCGGGGCGGACTGCGAGGCGCTCACCTTCGAGGACGGCGTCCGCGACACCTTCACGCTCCGGTACGGCGACGGCGACGCCGCCGGGGGGACGTACTCGCTCGTGACGGACACGCCGTACGGCGAGTACGGCGAGGACTTCGCGAACGACGGCGGCGGGTCGCCCTACCGGACGCACGCGCTGTACGGCGTCGAACTCGAACTGGTGTACAGAACGTCTTCGACGCAGTACGCGTCGAGAGCGGCGGTGATTCCGAATGCGTGA
- a CDS encoding DUF7266 family protein, which yields MRESDDRRGPTLAALSGTDRAVSTAIGYVLTLIITTMLVSGLLFASGQFVEDEREQVVREELSTLAEQLAAGVADADRLSSGDEAGTVRVAVDLPTRVAGNAYLVEVSNESTPPDKPNRTVVTLSDTVSGVSASVTVPTAREAAPRAVSGGPLVVVVRDADGDDARELVTTTESLSPDAAAASLGHEELVYVTPSGVLTSLSPDGTKTRYDADAVTAVGPKAVDFDGDGLREIPYVTAAGHVRLVDANNRTQTVATGAKTSETTLAVGTFRGETSVFYANASDASRVYRASTANPPRRVETGGGGVAADAVAGPADYDGDAVTDLAYVESSELKYVNQSANATESTGVAVDSDGVGAPRRLTATDPAEVPVVNTNNLHIVYESGINDTLVTGGVEPAAATGVDWQGDSALEVVYVDSSTNELRVVTLSGASNAVTDGDGNRIAVDTAAGVA from the coding sequence ATGCGTGAGTCGGATGACCGTCGAGGGCCGACGCTCGCCGCCCTCTCGGGGACCGACCGGGCCGTCTCGACGGCCATCGGGTACGTCCTCACCCTGATCATCACGACCATGCTCGTCTCCGGACTCCTGTTCGCGTCCGGGCAGTTCGTCGAGGACGAACGGGAACAGGTCGTCCGCGAGGAGCTATCGACGCTCGCAGAGCAGTTGGCCGCGGGCGTCGCCGACGCGGACCGCCTCTCGTCGGGCGACGAGGCGGGAACCGTCCGCGTCGCCGTGGACCTGCCGACGCGCGTCGCCGGGAACGCGTACCTCGTCGAAGTGTCGAACGAATCGACGCCGCCCGACAAACCGAACAGAACCGTCGTCACCCTCTCGGACACCGTCAGCGGCGTCTCCGCGTCGGTGACGGTTCCGACGGCCCGCGAGGCGGCCCCGAGGGCGGTGTCCGGCGGGCCCCTCGTCGTCGTCGTCCGCGACGCCGACGGCGACGACGCGCGCGAGTTGGTGACGACGACGGAGTCGCTGTCGCCGGACGCGGCCGCCGCGTCCCTCGGACACGAGGAACTCGTGTACGTGACGCCCTCGGGCGTCCTCACGTCGCTGTCGCCCGACGGGACGAAGACCCGGTACGACGCCGACGCCGTGACGGCGGTCGGACCGAAGGCGGTGGACTTCGACGGCGACGGCCTCCGGGAGATTCCGTACGTCACCGCCGCCGGGCACGTCCGCCTCGTGGACGCGAACAACCGGACCCAGACGGTCGCGACGGGCGCGAAAACGTCGGAGACGACGCTCGCCGTCGGGACGTTCCGCGGCGAGACGAGCGTCTTCTACGCGAACGCCTCGGACGCCTCGCGAGTGTACCGCGCCTCGACGGCGAACCCGCCGCGGCGCGTCGAAACCGGGGGCGGCGGCGTCGCCGCGGACGCAGTCGCCGGACCCGCCGACTACGACGGCGACGCCGTCACCGACCTCGCCTACGTCGAGTCGTCCGAACTCAAGTACGTGAACCAGTCGGCGAACGCGACGGAGTCGACCGGCGTCGCCGTCGATTCCGACGGCGTCGGCGCGCCGCGTCGCCTGACGGCCACGGACCCCGCGGAGGTACCTGTCGTGAACACGAACAACCTACACATCGTCTACGAGAGCGGTATCAACGACACGCTGGTCACGGGCGGGGTCGAACCCGCCGCGGCGACCGGCGTCGACTGGCAGGGCGACTCGGCCCTCGAAGTCGTCTACGTCGATTCGAGCACGAACGAACTCCGCGTCGTCACCCTCTCGGGGGCGTCGAACGCCGTTACGGACGGCGACGGGAACCGAATCGCGGTCGATACGGCCGCGGGGGTGGCCTGA
- a CDS encoding DUF7289 family protein, translated as MDRALSSTVAVVLLVGMTVTAAGLTVALGSTAIDGTTQTTELSRAEHAMTLFDARTAMVGLGETGGQSVTLGRASGGTYEATPNTGRIVVRHRNYTGTYDEELYNRSLGEVTYSNGDTVVAYQGGGVWRHTDNGTVMVSPPEFHYRDATLTLPVIRVTSGDASGGPSSAFVKRESETLRVYPNQSATYEEGSLRYHNPVRNGTVSVEVQSVYYRGWADYFRERTTGNVTVDHSTRTATVVLETVGQVGDFALPSKGDGVEVRGKAAGHSVDQFAVDIAQSGGSFNNMKFSFYAEQEGRKYEVLLRVDKDRGNCNIKSSDTLTMWVLYDDPDDGKPKHAWVNDSIPADSGPIRLECDGKDTRIVVDYLTDDTTLRMGDPSLPSKTGLAWDDPSASSASFNHSGYDGENKTHTTGNSETVGNLSRHYLTEMGSDFKLKVYHGGGSSGTAHVDGSGSSGALYYDTSTGSRYITYLHVTENNVSVRFR; from the coding sequence ATGGACCGCGCGCTGTCCTCCACCGTTGCCGTCGTCCTCCTCGTGGGGATGACCGTCACCGCCGCCGGACTGACCGTCGCGCTCGGTTCGACGGCAATCGACGGGACGACGCAGACGACGGAACTCAGCCGGGCGGAACACGCGATGACGCTGTTCGACGCGCGGACGGCGATGGTCGGCCTCGGGGAGACGGGCGGCCAGTCCGTGACGCTCGGTCGCGCCTCCGGCGGGACGTACGAGGCGACGCCGAACACCGGCCGGATAGTCGTCAGACACAGGAACTACACGGGAACGTACGACGAGGAGTTGTACAACCGGTCGCTCGGCGAGGTGACGTACTCGAACGGCGACACCGTCGTCGCGTATCAGGGCGGCGGCGTCTGGCGGCACACCGACAACGGCACGGTGATGGTGTCGCCGCCGGAGTTCCACTACCGCGACGCGACGCTCACGTTGCCGGTCATCCGCGTCACGTCGGGAGACGCCTCGGGCGGGCCGTCCAGCGCGTTCGTAAAGCGGGAGAGCGAGACGCTCCGCGTCTACCCGAACCAGAGTGCGACGTACGAAGAGGGGTCGCTCCGCTACCACAACCCCGTCAGAAACGGGACCGTCTCGGTCGAGGTACAGAGCGTCTACTACCGGGGGTGGGCCGACTACTTCCGCGAACGGACGACGGGGAACGTCACCGTCGACCACTCGACGCGGACGGCCACCGTCGTCTTGGAGACGGTCGGACAGGTCGGAGACTTCGCGCTCCCCTCGAAGGGCGACGGCGTCGAGGTGCGCGGGAAGGCCGCCGGCCACTCGGTGGACCAGTTCGCCGTGGACATCGCGCAGTCGGGCGGGTCGTTCAACAACATGAAGTTCTCCTTCTACGCCGAGCAGGAGGGCCGCAAGTACGAGGTGCTCCTCCGCGTGGACAAAGACCGCGGGAACTGCAACATAAAGAGCAGCGACACGCTCACGATGTGGGTTCTCTACGACGACCCGGACGACGGCAAGCCGAAGCACGCGTGGGTGAACGACAGCATCCCCGCGGACAGCGGTCCGATTCGCTTGGAGTGCGACGGGAAGGACACGCGCATCGTCGTCGATTACCTCACGGACGACACCACGCTCCGGATGGGCGACCCCTCGCTCCCCTCGAAGACGGGCCTCGCGTGGGACGACCCGAGTGCGAGTTCGGCGTCGTTCAACCACTCCGGGTACGACGGCGAGAACAAGACCCACACCACCGGCAACTCCGAGACGGTCGGCAACCTCTCGCGTCACTACCTCACGGAGATGGGCTCGGACTTCAAACTGAAAGTGTACCACGGCGGCGGGTCCAGCGGTACCGCCCACGTGGACGGGAGCGGTTCGTCCGGTGCGCTGTACTACGACACCTCCACCGGGTCGCGGTACATCACCTACCTCCACGTCACCGAGAACAACGTCAGCGTCCGGTTCCGCTGA